The Gimesia chilikensis genome contains the following window.
TAGATAAATCACACCAACCAGAAAATTTCGTGTCTTTCGCACTTTTCGTGGTAGAAACCAATTCCAGTTACGAACGGTTCTCACCGCCCCGCCTGATCCTCCATAATCTGTCGGGACTCCCGTAAAGCCTCCTCCCATTCGCCTGCCTGCGCCTGTTTGATAATCTCGTTCAACCAGTCCGCCTCCCGCGAAGTGATTTCTTCCTGCTCCAGCGAACTCTGAATCAGCGCCTGCACTTTGACCAGCCGCTCGGTGCTCTTCTGGTTACAGACCGAATACAGGGCCTTGGAAAGTTCATACGTCTTCGGCGAAACCTCCGGATACCCGCAGCCGGACAGCAGCAGGCTTCCACACAGCAACAACACCAGTGAGAAAATCATTCGACGTGGCATCTTAAAACTCCCCGATCAATTCACCCTCGTTCAGACTCGAGAGGGCCGCCCAGAGCAGCAGATCAATATTCTCGGAAACAAACCGGACTGAACCATCGCCCAGGCAGACATGCCCGCCCCCCACATGTTCGGAATACATCTGCCCCACGTGGTAGGTCGGAAAGTTCACCGGATGGATAATCGGGAACCCGGTGATGTCCAGCTCGCCCCCCGAAGGTCCTGCATGTACCAGCGACAGTGTCGCCGCGGCGTCCGGTCCATTCTCGGGAGTCGAAAACTGGGGATGTGTAAATGCCCCCGGCACCACACCCACCCAGGTTTTATCACTGAGTCGCGAAGAATGTTCGCCCAGGAAAATCGTATTCGAGAGACCATCGGTGGCGTCCCGCATTCGTGTGCGTGAATTACGGAAGAACGGTCCATCCGCTACCTTCGAAGCATCGCCGTTAATCGTCACCGTTTTGGTTGTCTTGGTGTAAATATCCGTGAAGATCACACCCGTCGTACTCGCCCCGCAATCCCCCCAACACGATTCCTGACCATGGCTGGCGACATAATGCGACCGACCGAACAGCAGCTGCGCGCCCCCTTTCAACAGCGGACTGCCGGCTCCGTCCCGCACCAGGAACGGCTCATCGCCGCCCGAAGAGGTCGGACACAGAAAGACCGGCAGCTTGGTCTGCACAGCCCCCGCATTCGCCAGGTTCCAGCAGGGCCGGTTCACGTCCAGTGCATTGTAGATATTCGCCTGATCCAGGTAAGGCAGCAGCATCATGCTCCACGACCAGCCCGGTGCCGCATCCCAGGTATTCGCATCAATCTCCGCCCAGCCCGGCCCCGAACCGTCGCTGGTTCCATACGAATAATAACCCGCGGGAAAACAGGAGTGCGTATCATGATAATTATGCAACGCCAGCCCCAGCTGTTTCAGATTATTCTTGCACTGACTCCGCCGCGCCGCCTCCCGCGCCTGCTGAACTGCAGGCAACAGCAGGGCAATCAACGTGGCAATAATCGCGATCACCACCAGCAGTTCAATCAACGTAAAACCCCGGCGGGACAGTCGGGCAGGCGGGTAGCTCATTACGGTAAACCTT
Protein-coding sequences here:
- a CDS encoding DUF1559 domain-containing protein, which produces MSYPPARLSRRGFTLIELLVVIAIIATLIALLLPAVQQAREAARRSQCKNNLKQLGLALHNYHDTHSCFPAGYYSYGTSDGSGPGWAEIDANTWDAAPGWSWSMMLLPYLDQANIYNALDVNRPCWNLANAGAVQTKLPVFLCPTSSGGDEPFLVRDGAGSPLLKGGAQLLFGRSHYVASHGQESCWGDCGASTTGVIFTDIYTKTTKTVTINGDASKVADGPFFRNSRTRMRDATDGLSNTIFLGEHSSRLSDKTWVGVVPGAFTHPQFSTPENGPDAAATLSLVHAGPSGGELDITGFPIIHPVNFPTYHVGQMYSEHVGGGHVCLGDGSVRFVSENIDLLLWAALSSLNEGELIGEF